One part of the Arabidopsis thaliana chromosome 1 sequence genome encodes these proteins:
- the UBP15 gene encoding ubiquitin-specific protease 15 (ubiquitin-specific protease 15 (UBP15); CONTAINS InterPro DOMAIN/s: Zinc finger, MYND-type (InterPro:IPR002893), Peptidase C19, ubiquitin carboxyl-terminal hydrolase 2, conserved site (InterPro:IPR018200), Peptidase C19, ubiquitin carboxyl-terminal hydrolase 2 (InterPro:IPR001394); BEST Arabidopsis thaliana protein match is: ubiquitin-specific protease 18 (TAIR:AT4G31670.1).): MLEPRGADIPILFLVLVVLPVVAYILLGKWSNISEKRVRANLLAQMAAEEALRAETVVNADRGVRFESVATENRAQRTRTKTVSAGGGAVRAEFDAGARETVAEQRSDSVTATCGVTVVAPVNNNELHVCARCFGPAKTRCSRCKSVRYCSGKCQIIHWRVAHKDECVPVESCSSSSERVSFEKDSVLYDHGMDSTMYSNNTTQAAKGKTSKSSVDFASLGISQNDITPQINTQGRKSVGKQHSSKANRESCRRDSATVFDSSDEAASAGGDNKTSHIKHKSRGNSYAAETNPRRHSVDSSAVQMNGQSFVSGMQESHKHENNLGVRSSFGCPNTQYPSNGTRTATLPRTGINKSGEQSCTETSKKGQVAAVSKTVRSKDTGISEESNGISSTMGIMKMMGLRNSTKHDDRYKNLKVSSLMLFPYEEFLKFFQCEVFDLSPRGLVNCGNSCYANAVLQSLTCTKPLVAYLLRRSHSRSCSGKDWCLMCELEQHVMMLRESGGPLSASRILSHMRSINCQIGDGSQEDAHEFLRLLVASMQSICLERLGGETKVDPRLQETTLVQHMFGGRLRSKVKCLRCDHESERYENIMDLTLEIYGWVESLQDALTQFTRPEDLDGENMYRCSRCAGYVRARKELSIHEAPNILTIVLKRFQEGRYGKINKCISFPEMLDMIPFMTRTGDVPPLYMLYAVIVHLDTLNASFSGHYISYVKDLRGNWYRIDDSEIHPVPMTQVMSEGAYMLFYMRSYPRPQRGEHNGKAPVHHSQPRNEMKEQRKPVNRFKPRADHKNTESSSSEWSLFTSSDEASFTTESTRDSFSTIDYTDVCHVVDSSSPFAIFNNVYHNVEPSPHNTVACRMFSGTKPETRYFVEQETNHNNTVVLDATPSLYPIPAPYPPHDYYDQSMYVNYETNPEFNNGQDQDRTYSYW; encoded by the exons ATGCTTGAACCAAGGGGAGCGGACATACCAATATTGTTCCTGGTTTTGGTTGTACTTCCTGTGGTAGCTTACATTTTATTAGGAAAATGGAGTAACATTTCTGAAAAAAGAGTAAGGGCTAACTTGCTGGCTCAGATGGCAGCTGAAGAAGCTTTAAGAGCTGAGACCGTGGTTAATGCGGATAGAGGTGTAAGATTTGAGAGTGTGGCTACTGAGAATAGGGCTCAAAGAACCAGGACCAAGACTGTTTCTGCTGGTGGTGGTGCTGTAAGAGCAGAGTTTGACGCTGGTGCGAGAGAAACTGTAGCCGAGCAGAGATCTGATTCCGTGACTGCTACATGTGGGGTTACAGTTGTGGCTCCTGTCAATAATAATGAGTTACATGTATGTGCAAGGTGTTTTGGTCCTGCTAAGACACGTTGCTCGAGATGTAAATCTGTTAGATACTG CTCCGGGAAGTGTCAAATAATTCACTGGAGGGTAGCTCACAAAGATGAATGTGTCCCAGTGGAGTCTTGCTCTTCGTCATCTGAGAGGGTTTCCTTCGAGAAAGATTCTGTTTTGTATGACCATGGCATGGATTCTACAATGTATAGTAACAATACTACGCAGGCAGCAAAGGGAAAGACTTCAAAAAGCTCTGTGGATTTTGCTAGCTTGGGTATCTCTCAGAATGATATTACGCCACAAATCAACACGCAAGGGAGGAAAAGCGTAGGAAAACAACATTCTTCCAAGGCCAACCGAGAATCATGTAGAAGAGACAGTGCTACTGTGTTTGATTCTTCTGATGAAGCTGCTTCTGCTGGTGGCGATAACAAGACGAGTCACATAAAACATAAG TCGAGAGGCAACAGTTATGCTGCAGAAACAAATCCTAGAAGGCATTCTGTTGACAGCTCTGCTGTGCAAATGAATGGACAATCTTTTGTAAGTGGTATGCAGGAAAGTCACAAACACGAAAACAATTTGGGAGTCAGAAGCTCTTTTGGTTGTCCAAACACACAATATCCTTCAAACG GGACCAGAACTGCAACACTGCCCAGAACAGGTATTAACAAATCTGGAGAACAGTCATGCACAGAGACAAGTAAGAAGGGGCAAGTCGCTGCAGTATCAA AGACTGTTCGGTCTAAGGATACTGGCATCAGTGAAGAAAGCAATGGCATCTCCTCAACGATGGGAATAATGAAGATGATGGGTTTAAGAAATTCTACAAAGCATGATGATCGATATAAGAACCTGAAAGTTAGTTCCCTG ATGCTTTTTCCATACGAGGAATTTCTTAAATTCTTTCAGTGTGAAGTGTTTGATTTATCACCTAGGGGGCTTGTAAATTGTGGAAACAG TTGCTATGCGAACGCTGTTTTGCAATCCTTAACATGTACAAAACCACTCGTTGCTTATTTGCTTCGACGATCACATTCAAGATCAT GTTCTGGGAAAGATTGGTGCCTTATGTGTGAACTTGAGCAACATGTAATGATGCTAAGAGAATCCGGAGGTCCACTTTCTGCTAGCAGAATTCTCTCACACATGCGAAGTATAAATTGTCAGATTGGTGATGGGAGTCAGGAAGATGCTCATGAGTTCTTAAG GCTTTTGGTTGCCTCTATGCAATCCATATGTTTGGAGAGACTTGGAGGTGAGACTAAAGTGGATCCGAGACTGCAAGAAACAACCTTAGTTCAACATATGTTTGGTGGACGTCTCCGCTCAAAG GTTAAATGCCTGAGGTGTGATCATGAATCAGAAAGATACGAGAATATAATGGATCTCACATTAGAGATATACGGTTGGGTAGAATCTCTTCAAGATGCCTTGACTCAGTTTACTAGACCGGAAGATCTCGACGGAGAAAACATGTATAGATGCAGCAG GTGCGCTGGATATGTTAGAGCGAGGAAAGAATTGAGCATTCATGAAGCACCAAACATTCTCACAATTGTTCTTAAGCGATTCCAG GAAGGAAGATACgggaaaataaacaaatgtatAAGTTTTCCTGAAATGCTAGACATGATTCCTTTCATGACAAGAACCGGAGACGTTCCTCCGCTTTATATGCTTTACGCCGTCATAGTTCACTTGGATACTCTCAACGCATCTTTCTCGGGTCACTACATTTCGTATGTCAAAGATTTGAGAGGGAATTGGTACAGAATCGATGATTCAGAG ATTCATCCAGTGCCAATGACTCAAGTTATGTCAGAAGGAGCTTACATGTTGTTCTACATgag ATCGTATCCACGTCCTCAAAGAGGAGAGCACAATGGAAAAGCTCCGGTTCACCATTCGCAACCAAGAAACGAGATGAAGGAACAGAGGAAACCTGTTAACCGCTTCAAACCGAGAGCGGATCACAAGAACACAGAGTCATCATCAAGCGAATGGTCTCTCTTCACAAGCTCAGACGAGGCTTCTTTCACCACAGAATCAACCAGAGACTCTTTCAGCACCATAGACTACACAGATGTTTGCCACGTCGtagactcttcttctcctttcgCCATCTTCAACAACGTATACCACAACGTAGAGCCATCGCCACACAACACTGTCGCTTGCAGAATGTTCTCAGGTACCAAACCCGAAACCCGGTATTTCGTGGagcaagaaacaaatcacaacaacaCGGTCGTGCTGGACGCAACACCATCACTATATCCTATTCCAGCACCGTATCCGCCCCATGATTATTACGATCAGAGTATGTATGTAAATTACGAGACTAACCCAGAATTTAACAATGGTCAGGATCAGGATAGAACTTACAGTTACTGGTAG
- the CAT8 gene encoding cationic amino acid transporter 8 (cationic amino acid transporter 8 (CAT8); FUNCTIONS IN: cationic amino acid transmembrane transporter activity; INVOLVED IN: transport, amino acid transport, transmembrane transport; LOCATED IN: intracellular membrane-bounded organelle, plasma membrane; EXPRESSED IN: 25 plant structures; EXPRESSED DURING: 13 growth stages; CONTAINS InterPro DOMAIN/s: Cationic amino acid transporter (InterPro:IPR015606), Amino acid/polyamine transporter I (InterPro:IPR002293), Amino acid permease domain (InterPro:IPR004841); BEST Arabidopsis thaliana protein match is: cationic amino acid transporter 5 (TAIR:AT2G34960.1); Has 31846 Blast hits to 31753 proteins in 2313 species: Archae - 496; Bacteria - 26086; Metazoa - 1876; Fungi - 1926; Plants - 406; Viruses - 0; Other Eukaryotes - 1056 (source: NCBI BLink).), translated as MIPASMEEAHQLESRSDDLSQRRSYWRWRKQDFFPEFSFQSFSTYKSALSATCPRLADRLLSRSSDAYELDAARRESENPMRRCLTWWDLLWLSFGSVVGSGVFVITGQEARVGAGPAVVLSYAISGVSALLSVLCYAEFGVEIPVAGGSFSYLRVELGDFIAFIAAGNILLEAMVGAAGLGRSWSSYLASLVKNDSDYFRIKVDSFAKGFDLLDPVAVAVLLVANGIAMTGTKRTSWLNLITSMVTVCIIVFIVVVGFTHSKTSNLVPFFPYGAKGVVQSAAVVYWSYTGFDMVANMAEETEKPSRDIPIGLVGSMSMITVVYCLMALALTMMVKYTEIDANAAYSVAFAQIGMKWAKYLVGICALKGMTTSLLVGSLGQARYTTQIARSHMIPPWFALVHPKTGTPIYATLLVTILSSIISFFTSLEVLSSVFSFATLFIFMLVAVALLVRRYYVKDVTPEAGLLKFLGFLFLIIASSIGVSALWNSGVKGWIAYTVTGVIWFIGTLGLALLPKYRVPKVWGVPLVPWLPSFSIAMNLFLIGSLGYVAFLRFIICTMVMLLYYLFVGLHATYDVAHQPLEEAKFEGER; from the coding sequence ATGATCCCTGCTTCAATGGAGGAAGCTCACCAGCTGGAGTCGAGATCCGATGACCTAAGTCAACGGAGAAGCTACTGGAGATGGAGGAAGCAGGATTTTTTCCCGGAATTCTCTTTTCAGAGCTTCTCTACCTACAAATCAGCTCTCTCCGCCACTTGTCCACGCCTCGCCGATCGTCTTCTCTCTCGCTCTTCCGATGCGTACGAGCTCGATGCAGCCCGCCGCGAAAGCGAGAACCCTATGCGTCGTTGTCTCACTTGGTGGGACTTGCTCTGGCTTAGCTTTGGTTCTGTTGTTGGTTCGGGTGTGTTCGTGATCACGGGTCAGGAGGCTCGAGTTGGAGCTGGTCCTGCTGTTGTTCTCTCCTACGCTATCTCTGGTGTCTCTGCATTGCTCTCAGTTCTCTGTTATGCTGAGTTTGGAGTTGAGATTCCTGTCGCTGGAGGTTCTTTCTCTTATCTTAGGGTTGAATTGGGGGATTTTATTGCCTTTATTGCTGCTGGGAATATTCTTCTTGAGGCTATGGTTGGTGCTGCTGGATTAGGGAGGTCATGGTCTTCGTATCTAGCTAGTTTGGTCAAGAATGATTCTGATTATTTTCGGATTAAAGTCGATTCCTTTGCTAAAGGGTTTGATCTTTTGGATCCGGTTGCTGTTGCAGTGCTTTTAGTTGCTAATGGTATTGCCATGACTGGAACAAAGAGGACTTCTTGGTTGAATTTGATTACTTCCATGGTCACTGTTTGTATTATTGTGTTTATCGTCGTTGTGGGGTTTACTCATTCAAAAACCTCAAATTTGGTTCCTTTTTTCCCTTATGGAGCGAAAGGTGTGGTGCAATCTGCTGCAGTTGTCTACTGGTCATACACTGGTTTTGATATGGTGGCTAACATGGCTGAAGAAACCGAGAAACCTTCCAGAGATATTCCAATTGGTTTGGTTGGTTCGATGTCTATGATCACTGTGGTTTACTGTTTGATGGCTCTGGCCTTGACTATGATGGTGAAATACACTGAAATTGATGCGAATGCAGCTTATTCTGTTGCTTTTGCTCAGATTGGGATGAAATGGGCGAAGTACTTGGTTGGTATATGCGCTTTAAAGGGAATGACCACAAGCCTGCTTGTTGGCTCTCTAGGCCAAGCTCGGTACACCACTCAGATTGCTCGGTCTCATATGATTCCTCCATGGTTTGCTTTGGTTCATCCAAAAACAGGAACCCCTATTTATGCTACTCTCCTTGTAACCATACTCAGTTCAATAATATCCTTCTTCACCAGCTTAGAGGTTTTATCAAGCGTTTTCTCCTTTGCTACCCTCTTCATTTTCATGCTCGTGGCAGTAGCATTGCTTGTGAGACGTTACTACGTGAAGGATGTCACTCCTGAGGCCGGTTTGTTGAAGTTTCttggttttctgtttttgataattgCTTCCTCCATTGGAGTATCAGCGCTTTGGAACTCAGGCGTTAAAGGTTGGATCGCTTACACAGTGACTGGAGTTATTTGGTTTATAGGCACTTTAGGGTTGGCATTGCTTCCGAAATATCGTGTTCCTAAGGTATGGGGAGTCCCACTAGTTCCGTGGTTGCCATCGTTTTCAATCGCCATGAATCTATTCCTTATCGGATCACTCGGTTATGTAGCATTCTTGAGATTCATTATCTGCACCATGGTGATGCTTTTGTACTACCTATTCGTTGGTCTTCATGCAACCTATGATGTAGCTCATCAGCCTTTGGAGGAAGCAAAGTTTGAGGGAGAGAGATAA
- the UBP15 gene encoding ubiquitin-specific protease 15 (ubiquitin-specific protease 15 (UBP15); CONTAINS InterPro DOMAIN/s: Zinc finger, MYND-type (InterPro:IPR002893), Peptidase C19, ubiquitin carboxyl-terminal hydrolase 2, conserved site (InterPro:IPR018200), Peptidase C19, ubiquitin carboxyl-terminal hydrolase 2 (InterPro:IPR001394); BEST Arabidopsis thaliana protein match is: ubiquitin-specific protease 18 (TAIR:AT4G31670.1); Has 7942 Blast hits to 7177 proteins in 265 species: Archae - 0; Bacteria - 54; Metazoa - 4137; Fungi - 1242; Plants - 1075; Viruses - 7; Other Eukaryotes - 1427 (source: NCBI BLink).): MLEPRGADIPILFLVLVVLPVVAYILLGKWSNISEKRVRANLLAQMAAEEALRAETVVNADRGVRFESVATENRAQRTRTKTVSAGGGAVRAEFDAGARETVAEQRSDSVTATCGVTVVAPVNNNELHVCARCFGPAKTRCSRCKSVRYCSGKCQIIHWRVAHKDECVPVESCSSSSERVSFEKDSVLYDHGMDSTMYSNNTTQAAKGKTSKSSVDFASLGISQNDITPQINTQGRKSVGKQHSSKANRESCRRDSATVFDSSDEAASAGGDNKTSHIKHKSRGNSYAAETNPRRHSVDSSAVQMNGQSFVSGMQESHKHENNLGVRSSFGCPNTQYPSNGTRTATLPRTGINKSGEQSCTETSKKGQVAAVSKTVRSKDTGISEESNGISSTMGIMKMMGLRNSTKHDDRYKNLKMLFPYEEFLKFFQCEVFDLSPRGLVNCGNSCYANAVLQSLTCTKPLVAYLLRRSHSRSCSGKDWCLMCELEQHVMMLRESGGPLSASRILSHMRSINCQIGDGSQEDAHEFLRLLVASMQSICLERLGGETKVDPRLQETTLVQHMFGGRLRSKVKCLRCDHESERYENIMDLTLEIYGWVESLQDALTQFTRPEDLDGENMYRCSRCAGYVRARKELSIHEAPNILTIVLKRFQEGRYGKINKCISFPEMLDMIPFMTRTGDVPPLYMLYAVIVHLDTLNASFSGHYISYVKDLRGNWYRIDDSEIHPVPMTQVMSEGAYMLFYMRSYPRPQRGEHNGKAPVHHSQPRNEMKEQRKPVNRFKPRADHKNTESSSSEWSLFTSSDEASFTTESTRDSFSTIDYTDVCHVVDSSSPFAIFNNVYHNVEPSPHNTVACRMFSGTKPETRYFVEQETNHNNTVVLDATPSLYPIPAPYPPHDYYDQSMYVNYETNPEFNNGQDQDRTYSYW; encoded by the exons ATGCTTGAACCAAGGGGAGCGGACATACCAATATTGTTCCTGGTTTTGGTTGTACTTCCTGTGGTAGCTTACATTTTATTAGGAAAATGGAGTAACATTTCTGAAAAAAGAGTAAGGGCTAACTTGCTGGCTCAGATGGCAGCTGAAGAAGCTTTAAGAGCTGAGACCGTGGTTAATGCGGATAGAGGTGTAAGATTTGAGAGTGTGGCTACTGAGAATAGGGCTCAAAGAACCAGGACCAAGACTGTTTCTGCTGGTGGTGGTGCTGTAAGAGCAGAGTTTGACGCTGGTGCGAGAGAAACTGTAGCCGAGCAGAGATCTGATTCCGTGACTGCTACATGTGGGGTTACAGTTGTGGCTCCTGTCAATAATAATGAGTTACATGTATGTGCAAGGTGTTTTGGTCCTGCTAAGACACGTTGCTCGAGATGTAAATCTGTTAGATACTG CTCCGGGAAGTGTCAAATAATTCACTGGAGGGTAGCTCACAAAGATGAATGTGTCCCAGTGGAGTCTTGCTCTTCGTCATCTGAGAGGGTTTCCTTCGAGAAAGATTCTGTTTTGTATGACCATGGCATGGATTCTACAATGTATAGTAACAATACTACGCAGGCAGCAAAGGGAAAGACTTCAAAAAGCTCTGTGGATTTTGCTAGCTTGGGTATCTCTCAGAATGATATTACGCCACAAATCAACACGCAAGGGAGGAAAAGCGTAGGAAAACAACATTCTTCCAAGGCCAACCGAGAATCATGTAGAAGAGACAGTGCTACTGTGTTTGATTCTTCTGATGAAGCTGCTTCTGCTGGTGGCGATAACAAGACGAGTCACATAAAACATAAG TCGAGAGGCAACAGTTATGCTGCAGAAACAAATCCTAGAAGGCATTCTGTTGACAGCTCTGCTGTGCAAATGAATGGACAATCTTTTGTAAGTGGTATGCAGGAAAGTCACAAACACGAAAACAATTTGGGAGTCAGAAGCTCTTTTGGTTGTCCAAACACACAATATCCTTCAAACG GGACCAGAACTGCAACACTGCCCAGAACAGGTATTAACAAATCTGGAGAACAGTCATGCACAGAGACAAGTAAGAAGGGGCAAGTCGCTGCAGTATCAA AGACTGTTCGGTCTAAGGATACTGGCATCAGTGAAGAAAGCAATGGCATCTCCTCAACGATGGGAATAATGAAGATGATGGGTTTAAGAAATTCTACAAAGCATGATGATCGATATAAGAACCTGAAA ATGCTTTTTCCATACGAGGAATTTCTTAAATTCTTTCAGTGTGAAGTGTTTGATTTATCACCTAGGGGGCTTGTAAATTGTGGAAACAG TTGCTATGCGAACGCTGTTTTGCAATCCTTAACATGTACAAAACCACTCGTTGCTTATTTGCTTCGACGATCACATTCAAGATCAT GTTCTGGGAAAGATTGGTGCCTTATGTGTGAACTTGAGCAACATGTAATGATGCTAAGAGAATCCGGAGGTCCACTTTCTGCTAGCAGAATTCTCTCACACATGCGAAGTATAAATTGTCAGATTGGTGATGGGAGTCAGGAAGATGCTCATGAGTTCTTAAG GCTTTTGGTTGCCTCTATGCAATCCATATGTTTGGAGAGACTTGGAGGTGAGACTAAAGTGGATCCGAGACTGCAAGAAACAACCTTAGTTCAACATATGTTTGGTGGACGTCTCCGCTCAAAG GTTAAATGCCTGAGGTGTGATCATGAATCAGAAAGATACGAGAATATAATGGATCTCACATTAGAGATATACGGTTGGGTAGAATCTCTTCAAGATGCCTTGACTCAGTTTACTAGACCGGAAGATCTCGACGGAGAAAACATGTATAGATGCAGCAG GTGCGCTGGATATGTTAGAGCGAGGAAAGAATTGAGCATTCATGAAGCACCAAACATTCTCACAATTGTTCTTAAGCGATTCCAG GAAGGAAGATACgggaaaataaacaaatgtatAAGTTTTCCTGAAATGCTAGACATGATTCCTTTCATGACAAGAACCGGAGACGTTCCTCCGCTTTATATGCTTTACGCCGTCATAGTTCACTTGGATACTCTCAACGCATCTTTCTCGGGTCACTACATTTCGTATGTCAAAGATTTGAGAGGGAATTGGTACAGAATCGATGATTCAGAG ATTCATCCAGTGCCAATGACTCAAGTTATGTCAGAAGGAGCTTACATGTTGTTCTACATgag ATCGTATCCACGTCCTCAAAGAGGAGAGCACAATGGAAAAGCTCCGGTTCACCATTCGCAACCAAGAAACGAGATGAAGGAACAGAGGAAACCTGTTAACCGCTTCAAACCGAGAGCGGATCACAAGAACACAGAGTCATCATCAAGCGAATGGTCTCTCTTCACAAGCTCAGACGAGGCTTCTTTCACCACAGAATCAACCAGAGACTCTTTCAGCACCATAGACTACACAGATGTTTGCCACGTCGtagactcttcttctcctttcgCCATCTTCAACAACGTATACCACAACGTAGAGCCATCGCCACACAACACTGTCGCTTGCAGAATGTTCTCAGGTACCAAACCCGAAACCCGGTATTTCGTGGagcaagaaacaaatcacaacaacaCGGTCGTGCTGGACGCAACACCATCACTATATCCTATTCCAGCACCGTATCCGCCCCATGATTATTACGATCAGAGTATGTATGTAAATTACGAGACTAACCCAGAATTTAACAATGGTCAGGATCAGGATAGAACTTACAGTTACTGGTAG